One window of Oncorhynchus clarkii lewisi isolate Uvic-CL-2024 unplaced genomic scaffold, UVic_Ocla_1.0 unplaced_contig_1656_pilon_pilon, whole genome shotgun sequence genomic DNA carries:
- the LOC139404544 gene encoding uncharacterized protein — translation LQPHPPTPSPSPFPPSPSPSDPAPPTQPFSPLTHLQPLSPSSSPSHPAPAPLTQPLPPALLPSHPAPAPLTQSLPQPFSPLTHLQPLSPSSSPSPQPFSPLTQLQPLSPSSSPSHPAPAPPPSPSPSHPAPAPLTQLQPLSHSPSPSPSALSHSSSSL, via the coding sequence ctccagccccatccACCCACCCCAAGCCCTTCGCCCTTCCCACCCAGCCCCAGCCCCTCTGACCCAGCCCCTCCCACCCAGcccttctcccctctcacccATCTCCAGCCCCTCTCACCCAGCTCCAGCCCCTCTCACCCAGCTCCAGCCCCTCTCACCCAGCCCCTCCCCCCAGcccttctcccctctcacccAGCTCCAGCCCCTCTCACCCAGTCCCTCCCCCAGcccttctcccctctcacccATCTCCAGCCCCTCTCACCCAGCTCCAGCCCCTCCCCCCAGcccttctcccctctcacccAGCTCCAGCCCCTCTCACCCAGCTCCAGCCCCTCTCACCCAGCTCCAGCCCCTCCCCCCAGCCCTTCTCCCTCTCACCCAGCTCCAGCCCCTCTCACCCAGCTCCAGCCCCTCTCACACAGCCCCTCCCCCAGCCCTTCTGCCCTCTCCCACTCTTCTTCCTCACTTTAA